A single region of the Liolophura sinensis isolate JHLJ2023 chromosome 9, CUHK_Ljap_v2, whole genome shotgun sequence genome encodes:
- the LOC135475421 gene encoding myogenesis-regulating glycosidase-like: MAKLSGRATAGLVIVGICIVGGLIGVIIYQTGLRNSTDPTTSVVSAQGGSLPGLDLVKEDSDYFLQFKGNDGRGLLLAGIGQTLGSKAEKCESDDDSSLCREWTDRAKLTIKRRDVNDVQCYEVSWQATRCVSQTLRDCVQMAKAHWYGGAEDWYQYWPLELWSRAESPYVAGDSYARDIGGVMERYFFNTNGFGIYIDKEVPLYVSINNTGDNELCLASKYAPPYNNFDNSLPHLNYTVCRARNVKIIHEYMSNKYFKRPDKIPDERLFTSPIWSTWAQYKKDINQSTVMEFANDILSNNFPHSQIEIDDDWTVHYGDMDFNRAKFPDPAGMVKNLTDMGFRTTIWVHPFANIDSMAFATGSVERYFVTEPRGKIPALVSWWRGNASGILDVTNPTAFQWYLNDLKMLRDKYNISSFKFDAGEVPWLPAAYKTNQTYRNPDDYTTLWAELAYQADTEVRHQEVRVGSRSQHLPIFVRMLDRDSNWDYDNGLKTLIPVTFTFGLLGYPFVLPDMIGGNAYNGSLEGRAYPEKELFIRWLELNAFLPSMQFSIVPWNYDDEVINISRRYIKLHEEYSPKIIHLARKFNETGAPIIRPLWWIAPNDEDAQTIDTEFLLGDDLIVAPILERNARNRDIYLPDGRWKDNLRGGELDGGQWHRNYSVALDELAYFTKV; encoded by the coding sequence ATGGCAAAGCTGAGCGGCAGAGCGACGGCGGGTCTGGTAATCGTGGGCATATGTATTGTGGGCGGTTTAATTGGTGTCATTATCTACCAGACGGGGCTGAGAAACTCAACTGACCCCACCACCAGCGTTGTCTCAGCCCAGGGAGGGTCACTGCCAGGGCTAGACCTGGTCAAGGAAGACTCGGACTACTTCCTGCAGTTCAAGGGCAACGATGGTCGCGGTTTGCTTCTGGCCGGGATTGGCCAAACCTTAGGATCGAAAGCTGAGAAGTGTGAGTCTGATGACGACAGTAGCTTGTGTAGAGAATGGACTGACCGCGCCAAGTTGACCATAAAACGACGTGACGTCAATGACGTGCAATGTTATGAGGTCAGCTGGCAAGCCACGAGGTGCGTGTCTCAAACTCTCCGGGACTGTGTTCAGATGGCTAAGGCGCATTGGTACGGCGGTGCTGAGGACTGGTATCAGTACTGGCCACTAGAATTGTGGAGTAGAGCTGAATCACCATATGTTGCCGGCGATTCTTACGCTCGTGACATAGGAGGCGTCATGGAACGTTATTTTTTCAACACGAATGGTTTTGGTATATATATCGATAAAGAAGTTCCCCTGTACGTAAGCATTAATAACACAGGAGACAACGAACTTTGCCTGGCGTCAAAGTACGCCCCACCATACAACAACTTCGACAACAGTTTACCGCATCTTAACTATACGGTATGCAGGGCGAGAAACGTAAAAATAATACACGAGTACATGTCAAACAAGTACTTTAAACGGCCCGACAAAATACCTGATGAACGGCTTTTTACAAGTCCAATCTGGTCAACATGGGCTCAGTATAAAAAAGACATTAATCAGTCAACCGTCATGGAATTTGCCAACGACATTTTATCTAATAACTTTCCACATTCTCAGATCGAAATCGATGATGACTGGACAGTACATTACGGTGACATGGACTTCAACAGAGCTAAGTTTCCAGATCCGGCTGGCATGGTAAAAAACCTCACGGATATGGGTTTCAGGACAACAATTTGGGTTCACCCTTTCGCAAACATTGACTCGATGGCGTTTGCTACCGGATCCGTCGAGAGATATTTTGTCACGGAACCAAGAGGCAAAATTCCAGCTTTAGTATCATGGTGGCGTGGAAACGCTTCCGGTATTTTGGATGTTACAAACCCAACcgcttttcaatggtatttgaacGACTTGAAGATGCTGAGAGACAAATATAACATAAGCTCATTTAAGTTCGATGCAGGCGAAGTACCGTGGCTTCCGGCGGCTTACAAGACAAACCAGACGTACCGTAACCCCGACGACTACACTACTCTTTGGGCGGAGCTGGCGTATCAGGCCGATACGGAAGTCCGACATCAGGAAGTCAGGGTTGGAAGCAGATCTCAACACCTGCCTATATTCGTGCGGATGCTCGACAGAGACTCTAACTGGGATTATGACAACGGCCTAAAGACTCTCATTCCCGTGACATTCACATTCGGTTTATTGGGATATCCTTTTGTTTTGCCCgatatgattggaggaaacgcTTATAATGGCAGTCTAGAAGGACGTGCATACCCTGAAAAAGAACTCTTCATTCGGTGGCTAGAGCTGAACGCCTTTCTACCAAGCATGCAATTTTCTATTGTGCCTTGGAATTATGATGACGAAGTTATTAACATATCGCGTCGATACATCAAACTTCATGAAGAATATTCCCCGAAAATTATCCACTTGGCCCGGAAGTTCAATGAGACGGGGGCCCCAATCATTCGACCGTTGTGGTGGATAGCTCCTAACGATGAAGACGCCCAAACAATTGACACAGAATTTCTGTTGGGTGACGATTTAATAGTGGCTCCAATTTTAGAGCGCAATGCCCGCAACAGAGACATTTACCTCCCAGACGGAAGATGGAAGGACAATTTAAGAGGGGGCGAACTTGACGGCGGACAGTGGCACCGAAACTACTCTGTAGCTCTCGATGAACTGGCGTATTTCACAAAAGTGTGA